A DNA window from Gigantopelta aegis isolate Gae_Host chromosome 4, Gae_host_genome, whole genome shotgun sequence contains the following coding sequences:
- the LOC121371523 gene encoding uncharacterized protein LOC121371523 isoform X2, with protein MMISSSLPLTVVCVIEMVAAQTGWMSSLGQGRPSSMGRQGFSSGQSFSSGQGFSSGQGFNRGQGSSSGQGFSSGQGFGSGQNFMARQSQNTPWRQNAMNRQTNRFSAQNFRSRPSFMSNQNQFPSQTSNQLSNQRSNQFSNQFPNRVSNQFSSQRSNQFPNRFSNQFSNQFGGGLMRRGQQGGSGQTFGQFSQQNPWRSQQTQATGPSWSIFGQTSQRGNQGGWARSQFSTGVWPSAMTQEQSPWSLVSPINNGGQSNVQPRLPVSVCTRVTCPSGLACHKAGTSYRCMRPVAHNRIGVRAPIFVGAGWFSPE; from the exons GATGGATGAGCTCTCTCGGACAAGGAAGACCAAGTTCCATGGGTAGACAAGGCTTCAGCAGTGGACAAAGCTTCAGTAGTGGGCAGGGCTTCAGTAGTGGACAAGGCTTTAATCGTGGACAAGGCTCCAGCAGTGGACAAGGCTTCAGTAGTGGGCAGGGCTTCGGTAGTGGACAAAATTTCATGGCCAGACAAAGTCAAAATACACCGTGGAGACAAAATGCGATGAATAGACAAACTAATAGATTCAGTGCTCAAAACTTTAGGAGCAGGCCAAGCTTCATGAGCAATCAGAATCAGTTTCCCAGTCAGACTTCTAATCAGTTATCTAATCAACGCTCCAATCAGTTCTCCAATCAGTTCCCAAATCGGGTCTCTAACCAGTTCTCCAGTCAGCGCTCCAATCAGTTCCCAAATCGGTTCTCTAACCAGTTCTCCAATCAGTTTGGAGGTGGCTTGATGCGACGAGGGCAACAAGGAGGATCCGGACAGACGTTCGGACAATTCTCACAACAGAATCCATGGAGGTCTCAG CAAACCCAGGCGACTGGTCCATCATGGTCGATATTTGGACAGACGTCGCAGAGAGGCAACCAGGGTGGTTGGGCCCGTTCACAGTTTAGTACGGGAGTATGGCCGTCGGCGATGACCCAAGAGCAAAGTCCATGGTCCCTCGTCAGCCCAATAAACAACGGAGGTCAATCGAATGTGCAACCACGTCTTCCAGTATCAGTTTGTACG aGAGTTACTTGTCCATCTGGTCTAGCATGTCACAAGGCCGGTACTAGTTACCGATGTATGCGACCTGTTGCACATAACC gcataggcgtacgggctccaatATTTGtaggggcaggctggttttccCCCGaataa
- the LOC121371523 gene encoding uncharacterized protein LOC121371523 isoform X1, which produces MMISSSLPLTVVCVIEMVAAQTGWMSSLGQGRPSSMGRQGFSSGQSFSSGQGFSSGQGFNRGQGSSSGQGFSSGQGFGSGQNFMARQSQNTPWRQNAMNRQTNRFSAQNFRSRPSFMSNQNQFPSQTSNQLSNQRSNQFSNQFPNRVSNQFSSQRSNQFPNRFSNQFSNQFGGGLMRRGQQGGSGQTFGQFSQQNPWRSQQTQATGPSWSIFGQTSQRGNQGGWARSQFSTGVWPSAMTQEQSPWSLVSPINNGGQSNVQPRLPVSVCTRVTCPSGLACHKAGTSYRCMRPVAHNPCELPSGTVGPCEAFLPRYTYNQTSGKCEKFTFGGCRGNDNNFIYLKDCKRRCIKTKVTEKI; this is translated from the exons GATGGATGAGCTCTCTCGGACAAGGAAGACCAAGTTCCATGGGTAGACAAGGCTTCAGCAGTGGACAAAGCTTCAGTAGTGGGCAGGGCTTCAGTAGTGGACAAGGCTTTAATCGTGGACAAGGCTCCAGCAGTGGACAAGGCTTCAGTAGTGGGCAGGGCTTCGGTAGTGGACAAAATTTCATGGCCAGACAAAGTCAAAATACACCGTGGAGACAAAATGCGATGAATAGACAAACTAATAGATTCAGTGCTCAAAACTTTAGGAGCAGGCCAAGCTTCATGAGCAATCAGAATCAGTTTCCCAGTCAGACTTCTAATCAGTTATCTAATCAACGCTCCAATCAGTTCTCCAATCAGTTCCCAAATCGGGTCTCTAACCAGTTCTCCAGTCAGCGCTCCAATCAGTTCCCAAATCGGTTCTCTAACCAGTTCTCCAATCAGTTTGGAGGTGGCTTGATGCGACGAGGGCAACAAGGAGGATCCGGACAGACGTTCGGACAATTCTCACAACAGAATCCATGGAGGTCTCAG CAAACCCAGGCGACTGGTCCATCATGGTCGATATTTGGACAGACGTCGCAGAGAGGCAACCAGGGTGGTTGGGCCCGTTCACAGTTTAGTACGGGAGTATGGCCGTCGGCGATGACCCAAGAGCAAAGTCCATGGTCCCTCGTCAGCCCAATAAACAACGGAGGTCAATCGAATGTGCAACCACGTCTTCCAGTATCAGTTTGTACG aGAGTTACTTGTCCATCTGGTCTAGCATGTCACAAGGCCGGTACTAGTTACCGATGTATGCGACCTGTTGCACATAACC caTGTGAGCTGCCTTCTGGAACCGTAGGACCGTGTGAAGCATTTCTACCACGTTATACATACAATCAAACTTCAGGGAAATGCGAAAAATTTACCTTTGGTGGTTGCCGAGGAAACgacaacaattttatttatttaaaagacTGTAAAAGACGTTGTATAAAAACAAAGGTCACGGAAAAGATATAA